A portion of the Ricinus communis isolate WT05 ecotype wild-type chromosome 10, ASM1957865v1, whole genome shotgun sequence genome contains these proteins:
- the LOC107262678 gene encoding germin-like protein subfamily 1 member 16, with product MKVINFLVSLLVLALASFFATAFDPSPLQDFCVATDGSDSSVFVNGQFCKNPDNVTADDFFYSGLNVRANTSNQLGVNVTILTADVIPGLNTNGITLARIDYAANGGLNPPHTHPRAAEILMVLEGTVYAGFVTSNPDHRLFSKILKPGDVFVFPFGMIHFQLNLGKTPALAFAALTSQNPGVMTLANGIFGADPSINLEVVAKAFHLDKSIARKLQGQEWANPS from the exons AtgaaagttattaattttctcGTATCTCTTCTCGTCTTAGCTTTGGCTTCCTTTTTTGCCACTGCTTTTGATCCTAGCCCTCTCCAAGACTTCTGTGTAGCTACAGATGGCTCTGATTCTTCCG TATTCGTGAATGGACAGTTTTGCAAGAATCCAGATAATGTAACAGCAgatgatttcttttattctggGCTTAATGTTCGTGCAAATACATCGAATCAACTTGGAGTAAATGTCACAATTTTAACTGCTGATGTGATACCAGGACTTAACACCAACGGTATAACCTTAGCTCGTATCGATTATGCAGCGAATGGAGGCTTAAACCCACCACATACACACCCCCGAGCTGCTGAAATCCTAATGGTTTTAGAAGGAACTGTTTATGCTGGTTTTGTAACATCAAATCCGGATCATCGTCTGTTCAGCAAAATTCTAAAGCCAGGGGATGTATTTGTATTTCCATTTGGAATGATTCATTTTCAATTGAATCTTGGTAAGACTCCCGCACTTGCTTTTGCTGCATTGACTAGCCAAAATCCAGGAGTGATGACTTTAGCTAATGGGATTTTCGGAGCTGATCCTTCCATTAATCTTGAAGTTGTGGCCAAAGCATTTCATCTAGACAAAAGTATAGCCCGCAAGCTTCAGGGCCAGGAGTGGGCCAATCCCTCgtaa
- the LOC8269267 gene encoding LOW QUALITY PROTEIN: germin-like protein subfamily 1 member 16 (The sequence of the model RefSeq protein was modified relative to this genomic sequence to represent the inferred CDS: inserted 1 base in 1 codon) has translation MKVINFLVFLLVLALAXLFATAFDPSPLQDFCVATDGSDSSVFVNGQFCKNPDNVTADDFFYSGLNVRANTSNQLGVNVTILTADVIPGLNTNGITLARIDFAANGGLNPPHTHPRAAEILMVLEGTVYAGFVTSNPDHRLFSKILKPGNVFVFPFGMIHFQLNLGKTPALAFAALTSQNPGVMTLANGIFGADPSINLEVVAKAFHLDKNLVSKLQGQEWANPS, from the exons ATGAAAGTTATTAATTTCCTCGTATTTCTTCTTGTCTTAGCTTTGG TCCTTTTCGCCACTGCTTTTGATCCTAGCCCTCTCCAAGACTTCTGTGTAGCTACAGATGGCTCTGATTCTTCTG TCTTCGTGAATGGACAGTTTTGCAAGAATCCAGATAATGTAACAGCAgatgatttcttttattctggGCTTAATGTTCGTGCAAATACATCCAATCAACTTGGAGTAAATGTCACAATTTTAACTGCTGATGTGATACCAGGACTTAACACCAACGGTATAACCTTAGCTCGTATCGATTTTGCAGCGAATGGAGGCTTAAACCCACCACATACACACCCCCGAGCTGCTGAAATCCTAATGGTTTTAGAAGGAACTGTTTATGCTGGTTTTGTAACATCAAATCCGGATCATCGTCTGTTCAGCAAAATTCTAAAACCAGGGAATGTATTTGTATTTCCATTTGGAATGATTCATTTTCAATTGAATCTTGGTAAGACTCCTGCACTTGCTTTTGCTGCATTGACTAGCCAAAATCCAGGAGTGATGACTTTAGCTAATGGGATTTTCGGAGCTGATCCTTCCATTAATCTTGAAGTTGTGGCCAAAGCATTTCATCTAGACAAGAATTTAGTCAGCAAGCTTCAGGGACAGGAGTGGGCCAATCCCtcataa
- the LOC8269266 gene encoding germin-like protein subfamily 1 member 16: protein MKVINFLVSLLVLALASFFATAFDPSPLQDFCVATDGSDSSVFVNGQFCKNPDNVTADDFFYSGLNVRANTSNQLGVNVTILTADVIPGLNTNGITLARIDYAANAGLNPPHTHPRAAEILMVLEGTVYAGFVTSNPDHRLFSKILRPGDVFVFPFGMIHFQLNLGKTPALAFAALTSQNPGVMTLANGIFGADPSINLEVVAKAFHLDKNLVSKLQGQEWANPS, encoded by the exons AtgaaagttattaattttctcGTATCTCTTCTCGTCTTAGCTTTGGCTTCCTTTTTTGCCACTGCTTTTGATCCTAGCCCTCTCCAAGACTTCTGTGTAGCTACAGATGGCTCTGATTCTTCCG TATTCGTGAATGGACAGTTTTGCAAGAATCCAGATAATGTAACAGCAgatgatttcttttattctggGCTTAATGTTCGTGCAAATACATCCAATCAACTTGGAGTAAATGTCACGATTTTAACTGCTGATGTGATACCAGGACTTAACACCAACGGTATAACCTTAGCTCGTATCGATTATGCAGCGAATGCAGGCTTAAACCCACCACATACACACCCCCGAGCTGCTGAAATCCTAATGGTTTTAGAAGGAACTGTTTATGCTGGTTTTGTAACATCAAATCCGGATCATCGTCTGTTCAGCAAAATTCTAAGACCAGGGGATGTATTTGTATTTCCATTTGGAATGATTCATTTTCAATTGAATCTTGGTAAGACTCCTGCACTTGCTTTTGCTGCATTGACTAGCCAAAATCCAGGAGTGATGACTTTAGCTAATGGGATTTTCGGAGCTGATCCTTCCATTAATCTTGAAGTTGTGGCCAAAGCATTTCATCTGGACAAGAATTTAGTCAGCAAGCTTCAGGGACAGGAGTGGGCCAATCCCtcataa